A window of Puntigrus tetrazona isolate hp1 chromosome 11, ASM1883169v1, whole genome shotgun sequence contains these coding sequences:
- the tbl1xr1a gene encoding F-box-like/WD repeat-containing protein TBL1XR1a translates to MSISSDEVNFLVYRYLQESGFSHSAFTFGIESHISQSNINGALVPPAALISIIQKGLQYVEAEVSINEDGTLFDGRPIESLSLIDAVMPDVVQTRQQAYRDKLAQQQAGAAPSATSTNMQGNAKNGENTANGEENGAHALPNNHADMMDVDVDVEIPQNKAMVLRGHESEVFICAWNPVSDLLASGSGDSTARIWNLSENSSSSSTQLVLRHCIREGGQDVPSNKDVTSLDWNSEGTLLATGSYDGFARIWTKDGNLASTLGQHKGPIFALKWNKKGNFILSAGVDKTTIIWDAHTGEAKQQFPFHSAPALDVDWQSNNTFASCSTDMCIHVCKLGQDRPIKTFQGHTNEVNAIKWDPTGNLLASCSDDMTLKIWSMKQDTCVHDLQAHSKEIYTIKWSPTGPGTNNPNANLMLASASFDSTVRLWDVDRGICIHTLTKHQEPVYSVAFSPDGRHLASGSFDKCVHIWNTQTGALVHSYRGTGGIFEVCWNAAGDKVGASASDGSVCVLDLRK, encoded by the exons ATGAGTATTAGCAGCGATGAGGTCAACTTCCTGGTGTATAGATACCTGCAGGAGTCAG GGTTTTCCCACTCGGCCTTCACATTCGGCATTGAGAGTCACATCAGTCAGTCTAACATCAACGGCGCCCTAGTGCCCCCTGCTGCCCTGATCTCCATCATTCAGAAGGGCCTGCAGTACGTGGAAGCTGAAGTCAGCATCAATGAG GATGGCACGCTGTTCGATGGGCGGCCCATTGAATCTCTGTCATTGATCGACGCGGTGATGCCCGATGTGGTACAGACCCGGCAGCAGGCGTACCGAGACAAACTGGCCCAGCAACAGGCCGGCGCAGCTCCCTCTGCAACCAGCACCAACATGCAGGGTAACGCCAAAAACGGAGAAAACACCGCAAATGGAGAGGAGAACGGTGCTCACGCCTTACCTA ATAACCACGCAGACATGATGGACGTGGATGTAGATGTGGAGATCCCTCAGAATAAAGCCATGGTGCTGAGAGGTCACGAGTCAGAGGTCTTCATCTGCGCCTGGAACCCTGTCAGTGACCTGCTCGCCTCCGG GTCTGGAGACTCAACGGCGCGCATCTGGAATCTGAGTGAGAACAGCAGCAGTAGCTCTACACAGCTCGTCCTGAGGCACTGCATACGGGAAGGAGGCCAAGACGTGCCCAGCAACAAAGACGTCACATCGTTAGACTGGAAC AGTGAAGGTACACTATTAGCCACGGGCTCCTATGATGGCTTTGCAAGAATATGGACTAAAGATG GTAATCTGGCCAGTACCCTTGGTCAACATAAAGGTCCAATATTCGCAttaaaatggaacaaaaaagGAAACTTTATCCTCAGTGCTGGTGTTGATAAG ACAACAATCATTTGGGATGCTCACACAGGGGAAGCCAAACAGCAGTTCCCGTTTCATTCAG CACCCGCTCTGGACGTGGACTGGCAGAGTAACAACACGTTTGCCTCCTGTAGCACAGACATGTGCATCCATGTGTGCAAACTGGGCCAGGACCGACCCATTAAGACATTCCAAGGACACACA AATGAAGTTAATGCAATCAAATGGGATCCGACCGGTAACCTGCTGGCGTCGTGTTCTGATGACATGACTCTTAAG ATCTGGAGTATGAAACAGGACACTTGTGTTCATGATTTGCAAGCTCACAGCAAAGAAATCTACACTATCAAATGGAGCCCCACAGGTCCAGGAACCAACAACCCCAATGCCAATTTAATGCTGGCCAG TGCTTCCTTCGACTCCACTGTTCGGCTTTGGGACGTAGATCGAGGCATCTGCATCCACACACTAACCAAACACCAGGAGCCCGTGTACAGCGTGGCCTTCAGCCCCGACGGACGCCATCTAGCCAGCGGCTCTTTTGACAAATGTGTCCACATCTGGAACACGCAG ACTGGTGCTTTAGTCCATAGCTACAGGGGGACAGGGGGCATTTTTGAAGTTTGCTGGAATGCAGCAGGAGACAAAGTAGGAGCAAGTGCGTCAGACGGCTCT GTTTGTGTATTAGATCTGCGGAAATAG